The Sabethes cyaneus chromosome 3, idSabCyanKW18_F2, whole genome shotgun sequence DNA window TTCGGCCATGTTTGTGAAGATGGTCCTTCACAATCATTATTCTCCTTCTGGTGCTGCGTTTGTCTATTCTACCTTggggcaatgcttagatagttttgacgtaggactacgtcttaaggcaagttttgagatagggtgtcattccaaaaaatcgaaaaatgcgagcgtcacgaaaaataataggttttgagcgctaatagggtaaacgcaccattagtggtggtagtaccagtagtggtggaaactcgaattattccattatttttgcagattttggtacaagttagatacttatcatataatactgttactggtagttcgatacttatcaaacttgtaccaaaatatgcaaaaataatggaataattcaagtttccaccactactggtactaccaccactaatggtgcgtctaccctagctcagcggttttccgatcgattttcaatattcttacaccaatcgatcggaaaatcttctaagaattgacccaaatgaagaaaagtatggattcttaatgttgaactattgaaaaattgaaaataatgaacctatgttttaccagaattctcgcttcgtgattggttgttggaaatgacgtcatcaaagtagaaacgcgttttcacgcttcggcttataattcagccaattttcaatagatttccaagatttttacaccaattgatcggaaaatcgatttggaaaatattgaaaatacagaaaactattgattttcaatgcgcgtcattgaaaaattgaattattatcatatttttgccttccttcgtcagtgcttccctagcacggatggcAGAAATATATAcaatataagctatgggttaagcttccttatgattgtatttaattcacgccctatagaatccgatcgaaagttgttgagcagatgctgagcgtatgttggagctggagcactcgtttcgctgccgtgaaggaatatctggctgctgaagttctggaagtggaaatatgctgctcgcgacaacgaaacgatcagaattatcatcacttgcagctggccatccgcaacaacgaagagttgaacaaattgctgtcccgtgtcaccactgctatgagaaatgtctttccgaacatctaaactgttttgttgctgcccaagcagacggaaaagaaggcttcaatATCCAACctatcacgtcgacaaaatgttcttttaagggcaaaacataatgttcataaagatttgaggaattttcgttcactgattttaattctatttacttTAGACTGATTCTAATTgctcgcttcttatcaaataattttaaccgatcatctcacgcgcttctgttcgcctgttgctgctggttgaattggccgtctcggaaggtaagaaacagccaacaaatataccagctccaagtaaatgtattCGGTCAAACGTccaaatgcataaaaccatgggtttaataaaatgaaatagttttagcatcttttgcatcttcatataagaatttgttcgttcttcaaagaacggttttcggtaattgatggaACCTAgaaacttagggcttttcactcggttttctttagcaacacaaatttatccatcaccagtaataatacgtagcgtattTTTCTttagcagcaaaaggcgaacggctcactggtaactttgctctattgttcagactgaaattgaaatgctctatttaatttaacgtagatgatagaatgaaggaccatgaaaaataggtgtggccgattcttgtcgcttgctctggtacataacacgtggtaagccggcgaacagcattattcaaacgctagctgagctactgccaacatcgtttgccagggcaaacgaaagtcacgctcgactcgtgcactttcgcagttcccggtcggtcgtgttcatcgactactgagcgtgtgttggagctggagtacTCATTTCTCTGCCGTGAtgcaatatctggctgctgaagttctggaagtggccagaaatatgctgctcgcgtcaacaaaacgaccagaagcatcccacgtcacttgcagctggccacttggagtggtatttcatcgtgattcaggaccatacacgaacggcttcgttgatcgcatagctgctgaggctttccggctgggccgttgcaacaagccgtaccTGGTTAGCGGtaatcggtactccaatttaccgaacagagaattacgttaagtgcgttagtgcaagtttattgcaagctggagttatgaaaATCTAATtctcttgcccagttaataccataataacacaggcaacgagggaaaagctgaatttttcgccattgcggacaacctacaaatgacggaaataagttttctggtcacgggccaCATTTTCtgtgacttccaaaacgtctgcaggttgtaaatgctttatcagtgttcttttgtaagccgcagaaaagttgcgcaaaattttcaacattttgaaaactcgcgcgtaccgtctaccgattaccagaggaaaagcactattcaacgtagaaacagatcataaaaatttatttactgtttggtttcgttttaataaaatagattcaatcaatttatGGATATAACTCTAAAaacggttgaggattgaatgtatacaatgttactattttgataaacgttgcgtatgtaacttgtatacatgaagaatcataGTATTATATACATgcatacatcctactatcgctacaaagagacttgtgTGGTCCTACGTTACCTATGCAGTCGtttcttgtgcacaacccctctgattttctgATATTCTTGCTGCTTAGAGTGCTGCAATTCTGTTGATTCTTGCTAAGGAGTCTCCGCATTTTGACGGCGATAGAAAgctaacaatatggcgttggcgGCCGACACGAACGCGAACGGCCTTAAAAGCCGTTTCCAAATTATACGTTCATACTTAAATCATTCAGCTTCGATGGACCCTGTGGGGACTTTCGCAAAATTTGGTCAAAACTCTAGTGAatacttttttcttgtttgccaCTCGACATTCTTGCTGCATATGCATTATAGTTTACCAAGCTGCTGGTCTTCGACTTGCTGGCTTCAAAACCGATGAATCCGCTAATCGAAAGCAAAATGCGTTTCTATCAGTACAATAAATCAAATTAGAATTTATTAGGTTTCAATTTACAAGTTCTGATACAGTACTTAACAAAGAAACATTCGTTAATATTTGGTAAATCCTCTAACTAATGCGTCTATGCTACGCTACAGCATCCAACTTGTCTTGTCGCTCAGAATTCATTGCAAGGTGCTAAATTCAAAAACGTCTAGTATTGGTCGCCGGTCGGCCTCCCTCAATATACAAACCATCGGAAAAGCATCTTGCAGTCTGGTAGAATTTTGAACAAATCTGTAAGCTAAAGGATGTCCGGTCTATTTCGAATATTCTGTTTCAATTACAAAATCAAATACCCGTGTGATCTTTCTCGAGCGGTTTGACATTAGTGAACGTATTATGAACGAGGTGTCATACATTTGTCATAGATGGACAATCAATAGACAATTTTCCGAAAACCGGAGCAACTCATACTACTAAATTGTCATTTGCCATCTCATAAACAATGACTATAATATATTATTATCACACAAATAACTTAGGTTTAGATTAAAAAAAGctgttttattatttattttaaaataaattatttttttctcaaaatatGAGCTCACGGATTGTTCTAATTCTGGACAGTATTGACATAATGCCACGCCGTTGAAGAAATCATAGCGCTAAAACTCACCCGATTGGCTTATCAAAAGTCTATAAATTACCTTCGTATCCAGCACCCACGTCACGCGTCGTTAAAATCAGACGCTTGATCGATCGATTTCAGTCGATAAGCTTGCCTGAAATAAGTCAACCTCGATATTTCGTCAATCGAGTAAAAAGCGATAATTCACTACAATGGGTCCAAGGTGCTTCGCGCGATTACCAATCGTATGACTCTTCACTAAATCAAGTTTCTGCTTGTTGACGTTTTTCTCCCCCACAACAGATGCGACGCATCGCGGATTTCAAGAAGAACAACTACCCTCTGATGCATAACCTCTACCCGGAGGACGAGAAAATTTCCTTCGTCGAGCATGGCATCGTCAACGTGCTGACCAATCGGGACCGGAAGGGACGCCGAATTCTGCTGCTCAACGTAGGCAAAGTGTGGGATCCGAAGCAGGTCAACCCGGAGAAGCTGTTCCGCATGCTGTTTCTCATCCATCTGGTGGCGCAGCTGGAAGCATCCACCCAAATCAACGGAATCGTCATCATCATGGACTTCGAGGGTCTCTCGCTGAAACAGGTTCGCGCCCTGTCGCCCTCGTTCTCGCGACTTCTGCTGACCTTCATCCAGGAAGCGATTCCACTGCGGATGAAGGAAGTGCACATCATCAAGCAACCGTACATCTTCAACATGGTTTGGACCCTGTTCAAGCCGTTCATCGGAGAGAAGCTCCGCAATAGGGTGAGATGCCACCTTCTGTTAATTAATTTTATACtttatttaattttgattttctttTAAAGCTCGAATTCCACGGCAGCGATATGAAGAAGCTGCACAAGTTCATCGATCCGAGTGATCTGCCGAAGAACTATGGCGGATCGCGGCCTGCCCTGGACTACGGATCGCGCGATTGGTATCCTTGTATCGAGAAGTACGTCGACCATATCGCCCTGTGGAACACGTACGGTTACGCAAATGCTCCCTGATTTGTGCGTGGCTGTGTTTTGCGTCTCAACCGCACGGAATGAGAGTAAACAAGTACCTACATACCATACCCTAGCGCTGCGTTGTTGGGAGCAAAGCTAGACGACTTTAGTGATATTAGTCGAATTGATTTATTGGCAGCGATAAGCGCGTTCGGATCAAGAAGTGAACTTATTTGCGTAATCATTATGTGTGCTAGCGACAATTGTGAATTGTGAAGGTTTTAGTTTGTacaaattttatgattttttgtgAGACCTACTTATTTATTGATTAAGTTGCATTTACTGCTGAAATCGATCATTTCATTGAATAAAATGCATTGAAAATTGATTAACTCATAACCTGTCGATCAAACAACAATTAACGATGACAAATTCAAGTGTAATCAAATGCGGATACGTCTACTGTTAATGagaaaaattttattatgctcATTCCTAGGTGATTAAAAAGAAGGCTTGAAAAGTTTTACATCAAACCTATTTAGCATCACAATATGCATAAAAAATTGCTGTTATGTATGTATTGCTGCTGTATGATTCAAAAGCCTCCAAAAAAGGTCCCAGCGAAGTCACTCGCTGAGGATGCGTGGGTTTCTCGGCTGTTTTCCCTAGTCCAATCGTTAtcgatttaacattgcattaAAGCCCAAACTGAGAGGCGATAACGAAACCGATACTCGTGAAATTTCGTGAATCAATTGGACCTCGAAGGTGATTAATTTGTGGTACCTAGGTACATGTGCAACAATTCTCCTCAGCTCAATGTTGTGATATTGCGTTCGATGTCGAAATACCATTCCGTTTTCAGTATTTCCTAACGTCGTTAAACTTGAACCTAATAATTTTGATCGAAAGAATGTAAGGTACAGACTTTTTGTAATATGGGGAGTAAAAAATAGCTTTCAGTATCCTAATTAGTTATTTAAAAGTAAGCCAGCATATAAGTCGACCTTTACATGCCTTGGATAAAATAATATTCAGAGCGACAAGATTAGCTGTttgaaaaaagtatgaaggtctgtgaaAGGCACGGACGCGCTAACTACGAAAGTAAAAACAATTCGACAATACGTGGCATTTCACAAATCTCGAGGTTCTGCTTGTTAAGGCGATGCACATGAACGGattaattttgcatgaaacgattGCTGGCGTTATTAGCTAGCTATTTATGTCGCAGTGAAAATCGTGACAGCAAAGCAAAACATTGGTTTATAagcgtctttaagacttgaccctgcTTCGCGGTATTTGTTAACTGGCTTAAGGAACTTTCTTGAAATAACTACCTTATATTATACATTGAACGCACAACTTTTGGTTAAATaagaatgataaaaaattaatgTGCGTCATCATTTACTTCATTGATTTGGATTCGTCACTTTCTTCGAGAATAGCTAAAACAACCTTTCATGAcatttttggaaaactttcctgTCACAGCCTTTGATTTCGTGAACCAAAAGTATGCCCATTTACAAAAATCACCCAACAACCAGATCAACGCAGTCCTACATCAACCATGGGGCCATGTCTTGTGTCACAACAcctctaatttttttttgtaaatcgaTCTTCTTGTTTTGAAAAGCCGccattaaggtgaaggtcgtcagagcccaactgcttttttactgatttcagtacttgttgcaactatcgttttgtttatgctacactcaaaaaaatccgcacgtcaaatttacgtgaaaacataggtaattgtCATCCATTagacttttcatgtaacattcacatgAATTATTGGCAATTCGTATTCacaccgtgaccgcacataattgtgatcagctcctaattccgatcactcaacctaaatgtatgtatgggggggaatccaccatcagttcaaggtcctgccagtgtatgtggATAGACTTGCAGTAGATGAAAACTcgattgtcaaatgaattttaCACTTAAACTGTTCTAGAGgaaccaaaagggattgggtggacccacaagcagagacacttgtgcgcattccgggattataagaatttccttccagcattaggatctttaaaggaaattacccaaggaattcgaaaaaatattattagcacaccagtgctgccaaatatttttaaactcaatttgaaaagtaaattttcatttttctcacaatgaaaacaatttgatctcaaaaattccaacttcatcgcgttttgcagattttttttacataagaatcacttatcgcCCTGAGGTATCCTTTGccaatcccgagatacagcgttttaaatcaagcaatattcaatttttttatgtaaaactataagcaaaataactttttttaagcaGTACAATATATACAATATATAGCAAAGTTTTTCATAAtagtgttgccagcttttcagtttttagtttgatttatagcgctagatgaggaaatgttacttcaaaaaggcgtaaaata harbors:
- the LOC128742747 gene encoding clavesin-1-like gives rise to the protein MNLAPYDIDTSPPGPELLEVSRRELRETPQVREAAIVELRKLLHNATDLHYRDDDDFLLVFLRPCHFYPESALKMMRRIADFKKNNYPLMHNLYPEDEKISFVEHGIVNVLTNRDRKGRRILLLNVGKVWDPKQVNPEKLFRMLFLIHLVAQLEASTQINGIVIIMDFEGLSLKQVRALSPSFSRLLLTFIQEAIPLRMKEVHIIKQPYIFNMVWTLFKPFIGEKLRNRLEFHGSDMKKLHKFIDPSDLPKNYGGSRPALDYGSRDWYPCIEKYVDHIALWNTYGYANAP